The following proteins come from a genomic window of Halictus rubicundus isolate RS-2024b chromosome 8, iyHalRubi1_principal, whole genome shotgun sequence:
- the Polo gene encoding serine/threonine-protein kinase polo, giving the protein MSKDEKECVIPDIIYDVHSGKSYIKGRFFGKGGFAKCYEIRESKSHRVYAGKIVPKAQITKSNHREKMTQEISIHQTLNHKNVVGFYGFFDDPQNIYIILELCRKRSMMELHKRRKALTECETRYYMKQILDGVNYLHLNKIIHRDLKLGNLFLSDDLQVKIGDFGLATRLEHEGERKKTVCGTPNYIAPEILTKSGHSYEVDIWSIGCIMYTLLVGKPPFETSSLRETYARIKQVQYKIPPHINSIAMNMISEMLQGNPTKRPSIGKLMKDQFFTCGFMPASLPLSCLTMAPRLDMLEMHNQRKPLSEMNTNIIGEGQDFVFRVPNSPGRKTKPTETVNEVQKLSHDIKNMLQVLKEQLAAVLKANPSREATLSEDEMTDPAAQPVIWISKWVDYSDKYGFGYQLSDDGVGVMYNDGTRLIMLANCFNIHYINREGNELYYTVREYPQDLEKKMKLMNFFLKYMKEHLMKAGSSVAVKPSDAMSRIPYMHQWFRTQNAVVMQLTNGTVQINFLDHTKIIMCPLMAAVTYIDTDKNFRTYRFQTIEENGCCKGLAKNLAYAHEKLVLMLSNPQTRQNCC; this is encoded by the exons ATGTCGAAAGACGAGAAGGAATGTGTTATTCCGGACATTATATACGACGTACACTCGGGGAAAAGTTACATCAAAGGCCGATTTTTCGGAAAG GGTGGCTTTGCAAAATGTTACGAGATCAGGGAATCAAAGTCACATCGTGTGTACGCTGGAAAAATTGTCCCAAAGGCACAAATCACAAAGAGCAATCACAGAGAAAAAATGACACAAGAGATCTCGATTCATCAGACTTTAAACCATAAAAATGTTGTAGGTTTTTATGGATTCTTTGACGATCCtcagaatatatatataattctaGAATTATGTCGCAAAAGG TCGATGATGGAATTGCACAAACGTAGAAAAGCATTAACCGAATGTGAAACTCGATATTATATGAAACAAATCTTAGACGGTGTTAATTATCTGCAcctaaataaaataattcacaGAGATCTGAAGTTAGGTAATTTATTTTTGAGTGACGATCTACAAGTTAAAATTGGTGATTTTGGATTGGCCACTAGGTTGGAGCACGAAGGAGAACGAAAGAA GACCGTCTGCGGAACTCCTAATTATATAGCACCAGAAATTCTGACAAAGTCTGGCCATTCCTACGAAGTTGATATATGGAGCATTGGATGTATCATGTACACTTTACTTGTGGGCAAACCACCGTTCGAAACATCCAGTTTGAGAGAGACTTACGCTAGAATTAAACAAGTTCAGTATAAAATTCCACCTCATATCAATTCTATTGCTATGAATATGATATCGGAGATGCTACAAGGGAATCCAACCAAACGTCCATCTATAGGCAAACTAATGAAAGATCAATTCTTTACTTGCG GTTTCATGCCGGCAAGTCTACCGCTATCGTGTTTAACGATGGCGCCTCGCTTGGACATGTTAGAAATGCACAATCAACGCAAACCGTTATCCGAAATGAACACTAATATAATAGGGGAGGGACAAGACTTTGTATTCAGAGTACCAAACAGTCCAGGGCGTAAGACGAAACCTACAGAAACGGTAAACGAAGTCCAAAAACTGAGTCATGATATCAAGAACATGCTTCAGGTACTAAAAGAGCAGCTGGCTGCAGTATTGAAAGCTAATCCAAGCAGAGAGGCAACGTTATCGGAAG ATGAAATGACTGACCCCGCCGCGCAGCCTGTTATATGGATAAGTAAATGGGTTGACTATTCGGACAAGTATGGTTTCGGTTATCAGCTTTCCGATGACGGCGTCGGTGTTATGTACAATGACGGAACCCGCTTAATCATGCTGGCTAACTGCTTTAACATCCACTACATAAATCGCGAGGGGAACGAGCTGTATTACACTGTTCGAGAATACCCTCAGGATTTGGAAAAGAAGATGAAGCTAATGAACTTCTTTTTGAAATACATGAAAGAACATTTAATGAAAGCTGGAAGTTCTGTCGCTGTGAAGCCAAGCGATGCTATGTCTAGGATACCGTACATGCATCAATGGTTCAGAACACAAAATGCTGTAGTTATGCAACTTACCAATGGAACTGTGCAA ATAAACTTCCTGGATCATACGAAAATTATTATGTGCCCGTTAATGGCGGCAGTTACGTACATAGACACAGACAAGAACTTCAGGACGTATAGATTCCAAACCATCGAAGAGAATGGATGCTGTAAGGGTTTGGCGAAAAACTTGGCGTACGCTCACGAGAAACTAGTATTGATGTTATCGAATCCTCAAACTCGACAAAATTGTTGTTGA
- the LOC143356496 gene encoding uncharacterized protein LOC143356496 isoform X2, translated as MEGASAGRGGFRGRGGPGGPMRGRGGFGDRGRGGPPRGGGMMRGGRGSGPGGGMRGGPPGMRGRGGPPGRGGHGGHFPPGGPPEPGMSSGPGGNGPPGPPGMGGPPRGGSRGGGSSGFRGRGRGDFSRGDSRRGSSNFRGRGGMDRGSRGGSRGGSGRGGPGGRGGFGDRGSRGGSGRGGPSKRGGGPPGSSGPSKRPRFDQPSSQPANGYATQPPSQGGYGGGTSNAYGGGQQQPQQQQAVGYGGGYGSQNYTQSSYQGYESYQQPPDYGQTAGYPPSTAADNRYGGAPTVPATGAFSTGDPYSYGKAPPSDYSNQDGVYGKQDYGGSAGYQNAQSQRRY; from the exons ATGGAAGGTGCTTCTGCTGGTAGGGGTGGCTTTCGTGGCCGTGGTGGTCCTGGAGGCCCCATGAGAGGACGTGGTGGTTTCGGAGATAGAGGAAG GGGTGGACCTCCAAGAGGCGGAGGCATGATGCGAGGCGGTCGTGGCAGTGGTCCTGGAGGTGGTATGAGAGGCGGACCACCTGGAATGAGGGGCAGAGGAGGTCCTCCTGGAAGGGGTGGACACGGCGGACATTTTCCTCCTGG AGGTCCTCCAGAGCCAGGAATGTCCAGTGGACCTGGAGGCAACGGCCCTCCTGGTCCACCAGGAATGGGAGGTCCTCCACGGGGTGGTAGCAGAGGCGGAGGAAGCTCCGGCTTCCGTGGTAGGGGAAGGGGTGACTTCTCGCGAGGTGATAGCCGTAGAGGTAGTAGCAATTTCCGTGGTCGAGGAGGGATGGACAGAGGCAGTCGAGGAGGATCCAG AGGTGGATCGGGCAGAGGTGGTCCAGGTGGTAGAGGAGGTTTCGGAGATCGTGGGAGCAGAGGAGGCAGTGGTCGTGGCGGCCCATCAAAACGCGGAGGAGGTCCCCCAGGTTCCAGTGGACCATCCAAGAGGCCAAGGTTCGATCAACCGTCTTCTCAACCTGCGAATGGCTATGCGACTCAACCACCCAG TCAAGGTGGATATGGAGGAGGCACTAGCAATGCGTATGGTGGCGGTCAGCAACAGCCACAGCAGCAACAAGCAGTGGGCTACGGCGGAGGCTATGGATCACAAAATTATACTCAGTCCTCGTACCAGGGCTATGAAAGTTATCAGCAGCCCCCAGATTACGGACAAACAGCA GGCTACCCTCCATCGACCGCAGCCGATAATAGGTATGGCGGAGCACCTACCGTTCCCGCTACAGGAGCTTTCAGTACTGGTGATCCCTACAGCTATGGCAAAGCACCACCATCAG ATTACTCGAATCAGGATGGTGTATACGGCAAACAGGATTATG GTGGCAGTGCTGGTTACCAAAACGCCCAGTCTCAGCGACGTTATTAA
- the LOC143356496 gene encoding uncharacterized protein LOC143356496 isoform X3 has translation MEGASAGRGGFRGRGGPGGPMRGRGGFGDRGRGGPPRGGGMMRGGRGSGPGGGMRGGPPGMRGRGGPPGRGGHGGHFPPGGPPEPGMSSGPGGNGPPGPPGMGGPPRGGSRGGGSSGFRGRGRGDFSRGDSRRGSSNFRGRGGMDRGSRGGSRYNLGGSGRGGPGGRGGFGDRGSRGGSGRGGPSKRGGGPPGSSGPSKRPRFDQPSSQPANGYATQPPSQGGYGGGTSNAYGGGQQQPQQQQAVGYGGGYGSQNYTQSSYQGYESYQQPPDYGQTAGYPPSTAADNRYGGAPTVPATGAFSTGDPYSYGKAPPSDYSNQDGVYGKQDYG, from the exons ATGGAAGGTGCTTCTGCTGGTAGGGGTGGCTTTCGTGGCCGTGGTGGTCCTGGAGGCCCCATGAGAGGACGTGGTGGTTTCGGAGATAGAGGAAG GGGTGGACCTCCAAGAGGCGGAGGCATGATGCGAGGCGGTCGTGGCAGTGGTCCTGGAGGTGGTATGAGAGGCGGACCACCTGGAATGAGGGGCAGAGGAGGTCCTCCTGGAAGGGGTGGACACGGCGGACATTTTCCTCCTGG AGGTCCTCCAGAGCCAGGAATGTCCAGTGGACCTGGAGGCAACGGCCCTCCTGGTCCACCAGGAATGGGAGGTCCTCCACGGGGTGGTAGCAGAGGCGGAGGAAGCTCCGGCTTCCGTGGTAGGGGAAGGGGTGACTTCTCGCGAGGTGATAGCCGTAGAGGTAGTAGCAATTTCCGTGGTCGAGGAGGGATGGACAGAGGCAGTCGAGGAGGATCCAGGTACAACCT AGGTGGATCGGGCAGAGGTGGTCCAGGTGGTAGAGGAGGTTTCGGAGATCGTGGGAGCAGAGGAGGCAGTGGTCGTGGCGGCCCATCAAAACGCGGAGGAGGTCCCCCAGGTTCCAGTGGACCATCCAAGAGGCCAAGGTTCGATCAACCGTCTTCTCAACCTGCGAATGGCTATGCGACTCAACCACCCAG TCAAGGTGGATATGGAGGAGGCACTAGCAATGCGTATGGTGGCGGTCAGCAACAGCCACAGCAGCAACAAGCAGTGGGCTACGGCGGAGGCTATGGATCACAAAATTATACTCAGTCCTCGTACCAGGGCTATGAAAGTTATCAGCAGCCCCCAGATTACGGACAAACAGCA GGCTACCCTCCATCGACCGCAGCCGATAATAGGTATGGCGGAGCACCTACCGTTCCCGCTACAGGAGCTTTCAGTACTGGTGATCCCTACAGCTATGGCAAAGCACCACCATCAG ATTACTCGAATCAGGATGGTGTATACGGCAAACAGGATTATG
- the LOC143356496 gene encoding uncharacterized protein LOC143356496 isoform X1 — protein MEGASAGRGGFRGRGGPGGPMRGRGGFGDRGRGGPPRGGGMMRGGRGSGPGGGMRGGPPGMRGRGGPPGRGGHGGHFPPGGPPEPGMSSGPGGNGPPGPPGMGGPPRGGSRGGGSSGFRGRGRGDFSRGDSRRGSSNFRGRGGMDRGSRGGSRYNLGGSGRGGPGGRGGFGDRGSRGGSGRGGPSKRGGGPPGSSGPSKRPRFDQPSSQPANGYATQPPSQGGYGGGTSNAYGGGQQQPQQQQAVGYGGGYGSQNYTQSSYQGYESYQQPPDYGQTAGYPPSTAADNRYGGAPTVPATGAFSTGDPYSYGKAPPSDYSNQDGVYGKQDYGGSAGYQNAQSQRRY, from the exons ATGGAAGGTGCTTCTGCTGGTAGGGGTGGCTTTCGTGGCCGTGGTGGTCCTGGAGGCCCCATGAGAGGACGTGGTGGTTTCGGAGATAGAGGAAG GGGTGGACCTCCAAGAGGCGGAGGCATGATGCGAGGCGGTCGTGGCAGTGGTCCTGGAGGTGGTATGAGAGGCGGACCACCTGGAATGAGGGGCAGAGGAGGTCCTCCTGGAAGGGGTGGACACGGCGGACATTTTCCTCCTGG AGGTCCTCCAGAGCCAGGAATGTCCAGTGGACCTGGAGGCAACGGCCCTCCTGGTCCACCAGGAATGGGAGGTCCTCCACGGGGTGGTAGCAGAGGCGGAGGAAGCTCCGGCTTCCGTGGTAGGGGAAGGGGTGACTTCTCGCGAGGTGATAGCCGTAGAGGTAGTAGCAATTTCCGTGGTCGAGGAGGGATGGACAGAGGCAGTCGAGGAGGATCCAGGTACAACCT AGGTGGATCGGGCAGAGGTGGTCCAGGTGGTAGAGGAGGTTTCGGAGATCGTGGGAGCAGAGGAGGCAGTGGTCGTGGCGGCCCATCAAAACGCGGAGGAGGTCCCCCAGGTTCCAGTGGACCATCCAAGAGGCCAAGGTTCGATCAACCGTCTTCTCAACCTGCGAATGGCTATGCGACTCAACCACCCAG TCAAGGTGGATATGGAGGAGGCACTAGCAATGCGTATGGTGGCGGTCAGCAACAGCCACAGCAGCAACAAGCAGTGGGCTACGGCGGAGGCTATGGATCACAAAATTATACTCAGTCCTCGTACCAGGGCTATGAAAGTTATCAGCAGCCCCCAGATTACGGACAAACAGCA GGCTACCCTCCATCGACCGCAGCCGATAATAGGTATGGCGGAGCACCTACCGTTCCCGCTACAGGAGCTTTCAGTACTGGTGATCCCTACAGCTATGGCAAAGCACCACCATCAG ATTACTCGAATCAGGATGGTGTATACGGCAAACAGGATTATG GTGGCAGTGCTGGTTACCAAAACGCCCAGTCTCAGCGACGTTATTAA